Part of the Calliopsis andreniformis isolate RMS-2024a chromosome 12, iyCalAndr_principal, whole genome shotgun sequence genome, TTAAAAACTGTATAAAACACAGTAGTCTCCCGCAAATTATGAACGATTCGCGATATATTACGTGACATCAGATCCAATATGAAAGATATAACAATCGCtcgaccactatcctcaatgtttCTCTTCGCACTCATTCTTTTCCAACATCCCTCCCCGCTATCCCTATGATATATATAAATCGTGAGAGATGATCGATAGCAAAAGTCCGTGGAAAAATGATTGAAGAAATACAGTTCGAACTATTGGAGAACGTAAATTTCTTCTTGATCGATCGATTAATTAAAGAAGGGTGTGTCGTAATACTGCAAGAGATCTTTTAGTATCGTCTCCTCTTGTTAGGATAATCGTCCTGACGATTTCGATCGTTTCCACCTTGCCAAcgtccaccaccaccaccactaccTCCGCGACCGCCACCCATGTTACCCATGTCAACCCTCATGTCCATCAAATCCATTATTTGACCGCGGTCGTCATTGTAACCCCCTCGACTACCACGATCCATACTGTTATAAGCATCCATGAAAGACTTTGGATCCTGATCGTCAAGCGTCATGGTATCACAAAAAGAAGGTCGAGAGTATTGCACCCCACGTGAAGGGTAGTATCCCGTAAAGATCGAATGAccggaaaaaaaaaaatatatcgaCAACGAATTGTCATGATTTCCCGTTTACGATACGGTGAACACACCCACACACGGTGTTTCGTAGATTTTTGGATGTACCATAAATACACATTTCACGGTTCAGGGCGACCATCCATGTTTGCGACAGCAGCACAGGTCATCGTCAATTTTCGTCAAATCACATAGAAAAGAAAGGGGAAAACACAATGTTAGACGTTGTTTGCAATGTACAACATTAGTAGTAGAATGGATAGCGTGTATGATACACGCGCTAAAACAAACGATATACGAATAAATACGTTATACTCCGTTTTTTTTTTCTGAGAATGTATCATGTGTCGTTTTCTCGACATCAGTCATTAAATGTTATTTGACCAAGCAAATGCCCAACATATAGAATCGACGACGGTGGTTCACCGTCGAAGCAAGTACACCTGTAAAGTAGACTAAGAATAATCGTATCTCGTAAATCAGTCGTGTCGTCTATTTTAAGATATTCTCGGATAAAATCAAAGATCCAAAACTGTGCAGCCTAAAGCTACCATCAGAATTTAAATGTATCACACTAAAGCATTCCTATCAAAATGATTAAACTGTTAGAGTTGTTTAATGCTTTGAAGTTCCCAGTTTTGAAGCTTCAGTTTGAGTTAATACCAAGTTCAATACCCTATTAGAATATTTCATTGCATTCTATACAAAATGCGTATGAGCATGAACATAAATAGTATTCTTGCCGTATGTTCCTACAACCCAGAAAACCCTAATATTCTTATAAAATCCTGTCAGAATATGCTCTTTGCTGTATAACAATACGAGACGTAGCATTTTAATAGCGGTATTGTTTAACAGATTCGCCGTTTTCATTTGTAACTTAGAAGTAATATGATCACAAGTTTGCACAATTCTGAAGTTTAAATATTGACATAAGTAACAAAGAGACGTGATCAAGGTCTCTAAGTAAAACTCTGTGTAAATATTTATACTACAGAATTGTGTGTATACTTGATTAGCAGATGCCATACGAAATAACGTCACGAAGGCTGATATATCGTAATTTCCCCCAAATTTGTGTTGCGTAAAATAAAGACCCTTTCAAAGGCTTGGTTATTCATATACAGTTAGTATTGATATCACTCTACTCAGAAACTACATTTGAACAATCATGTTCTTCACTACTAATGCTATAAATTTTGATTTATGAAACAATAATGCAATTTACCAAAATTCACGTAGTTTCTGAATACAGTTAGtcatatttcattaatattgtTGGGCATTTGTTTGTCAATAAATATCAGATTATTACTATGGAACTATACTGCGAGAAACTAACTTTTCATAGAAGGTAATCAAATAGAAAATGCAATCTCTATACGAAGAATTTTCTTCTTAATGAAACAATTTTAGTTCCATAGTAAATAGCATACCTAATTCTTAGCACATCTAGAGAAAATAGAAGGACAGAGCCTCCTGTCTGCAAGCATATGGAGAGACCAATGTGGCAGGGTTATAATAGTTTTGATTATAATCATTTCGTTTGCAAATGCCCAGAAAATAGAGTATGTAACACATAAACAAAATTTAGTGTTTCCAACTTAATAGTACCCAAGTTTTCCATATTTTGCATATACCTAAAGAATTCATATCATTCACTTTGTTGCTCAGTTAAAGCATGTTGCCTACACAAGTGTTACAAACGGATTCcctaaaatatttgtaaaactCTTTCGTGAACGGATAAAGTTAAATTTCTTCGGAGGAAGATAACTGTACCGAAATTTCAGTACATCTCATGGATGAGGAGGCTTATTAAGATCAGTATACCTATGTAAGATCAGCCTACCTACAGAGTTTCTTAACTTAAAATTTCCTATGCCATTCGTAAAATAGTAGGTTATACGTGTACGTACATAAAAATTTCATAACTTTTCTTATTATTCTACAATTGTATtcataaaatgaagaatgaatTTGGCGAGATTCTCCAATAATCATACAGAGATCTCTGATTCATAGAGCCATTTCGAGTAAAATATTCACTTAAAAATGTCTTTTTTGTATAAATTAGAAAAACTTTAGTAGAAATTTTCATGAAGTAATAGTTTCAGTCGTTTGTGGCTTGTGAAAATGGAAAAGTATGTTCAGTGGTTGGTATCAACCATGGTGATAACATAATGCTGGATGCAAAATTATGATATTGTACCATTTGATTATAAGTAAAATGTTAGAAATTGAAAACCTGATGCAGAAGTGCTCTATCAGCGTAAAAATTTAAGATCTATTCCAGTCATGAAATATTGGTATAATATCCGGACACGAAGTTTCAATTTATGCCCTCATTGACCCCTCCACATGTTTATAGCCAATTAATCAGAATGGAATCATTTGTACAAAACATGCGTAAAACTACACTGCATAATGAAAAAACTGGCATTTGCAGACATTAGAACTCTGCTATATTGGAAAGCATGCTCCATGGGAATTTTTGTGAAGTTCCTTTTCACACGCTTCGAAGAATCTTTTTACTAATAATACTGGCTTTTATCATGCAAGAACATAGTTCCCAATTTATCTAATGAAAATACTCGTGGGTAACCGTAATTGTTTTCGAAGTATCACTAAATAGAGATACGCATAAAAATGAAAGATCAAAATTAAATGTTTCGAAAAAGAATAAGCAACTGTTTTgtcataaaaaattaaaaaaagaaataataattgaaaGGGATACGTTACCACTGGCATGCCGCTTCCACCTGAAATGAAATaacatataataaaaaataatgaactaTCATATTATCGCATTAAAAATGATTTTCGCATGAAACTGAATATTTTCGAATTGATATTAATGTGACTCTTTAAATTGGCATTTGATACGTAGTCATCGAATTTGATACGAATAATTAGATGCATgcgaatatattaaattaataaaacaatttATGAAGTATTAAACAACGTTTTTAAGGTAcggaaaattataaaaattgtttaatcaAGCAAAACTTCATATGCAGGTCTGCAGAATAGGAATGTAGGCTTTGGGAGGACTTTTTATCAGCGGAGCACAATAATATGTATTAATTTGAAAGTTCAAAACTTACCGTCAGGTTGACCATATCCATCGCGATCGCTATTACTAACGGAATCATAATTCTTTCCTCCTAGACCACCACCTCCACCTCTCATTGCTTGTTCCTTAAATATAAAAGGGACATAACCCTGAGCATTATTAAGAAACATGAATCAAATGATCATTAAAAAGTTATGAAATACGTCAGCTTAAGTATCCATTACCTTGTGTACAAGTATTAATAAAATATCTCTAACAAGAAAAAAAATCGGAGTATACAACGCGAATACTTAATATACTTTTTTACAGTTCAATTCTTAATATACTTTTATCCTTGCCATACAAGAtgcattaaaattttaattattagaaCACTGcattaaaaattacaaataaaaattgtaattaattACCTGCATGAATAAGTTGTTTTCTTGTTGGCGCCTATGCAATTCCTCTTCTTGTCTTCTTATACGCATTGCCATTTCTTCTTGTTGCCTTCTTCGCAATTCCTCTTCGCGCGTCCTCTGCTCTTCGGCCTGTCTCTCTTTCATTTCCCATTCTCTCTTCTGCCTTTCTCGATCTGCTTCACGCATACGCAATTctgtaataaaaaagaaacttaTTTGTAAGCACACCTATCTTTCCAAAATTTTCAAGGCAAAGTGAAATAAAACACTTACGTTCTCTCAATAATTCTGTTTCGTGCTCGTAACGTGCAAACTCCATTTGAGCTTCTAATTTTTCTTCCTCCATCGCCATTTCTCTCTTCAATGCTTCTTCTTTCTGCTTGTACAGTTCGTGAAGCTGTTTCCATCTCGTTCCGTATTCGTGCTCAAAACTTCCAGCTTGTGCAAATCTTGGACCAACGTCACGAGCTTTGAAAAATTCTGGATTCTTCCTGGGCAAATTCTTATCTGGATAACCATCGACATCATCTTGTTGTTCAAATGGCTCAACAACTACTGGACGTAAAGAACTGTAACACAGAttatattctatatatatacctggttcataataattataactttgCCAAGTTATATAAGGTTTTGTGCTCCCGTCCTTCGGCAcataatgcaaaataaatttgtACTATGCTTCCTTAGGgaactaatttttattttccccAAATTGTATTAAATGGCACTTGTTGATTATTTAAAAACATCGAACAAGCGTGGCTTCGGGGTGAATAATATCCATGATTACTATTAAAACTTACGCAGTTAAGAAGTAGCATCCTTCTGTGCATTTTCGTAAGGCAAGCTGGGCCGATGGCTTTCTGCAGAACTCGACAATTCCCTCGCCAGTAGATTTTCCTCTGTCGTCCACTATCACTATCGCGCGTTCAATTTCGCCGAAAACACTAAACGCTCTTTCTAGCAACTCGTTCGATATCCAAGGTGTTAGGTTTTTCACTTTAATCGTAGACGAATGTGGAGCAAAACGTACTTTAAGCACACGTCCTTTACGCATTGTGCCATCTAATTCATGTTTCGCTTTTTCAGCGTTGACCCTGTAATCCTATATATAATACAAATCTTTGAGTCACAATTCATACTGCATCCATATTGTAGGTATGAAGTATAATTCATCATAATTTTTTGTATTGCAGCCACAACGTTATTATCACGGTTATCAAACGGTAATTGTTTTAATCATTTGTTACGAAGTACGAATAAGAATTTATTATCAAATATCAGTAAAACGTTATTTACCATTCTCAGAAATGCGAAGTTCTTCTCTTTGTTAACAAAAAGTTCAGAAATTTCACCGTACTGCTGAAACATCTGTTGGATCTCTTCCTCTGTGACATCATTTGTTAAATTTCCAATGTACAATCGATTACGACCACTAAATTTCTTTTCTGTAGTTTCCTGAGGTGGTAACTCATGAGTGGGTCCACTTATTGCCATAATCCGCTCCATCAGACGATCCTAATTACAAAAATGAAGGGATTCAGTTCAGGGTAATTtacattttatataatataattagtACAATCACACATAGTAAAAATACTTACATCTTGTGAACGATTTCCCATGTTTCTGTCCCCACCTCCTCGTCCACCTCTGCCACCACGCATTCCACCACCACGGCCCATTCCCATTCCTCCTCCCATGCCTCCTCCACCCATTCCTTCATTCATAGTGTTATCCATCATACTTCCATCCATGGAATCGCTCATTTTCATCTGTAATAATATATAAAACATGACATATATTAtagcaatactgtatcttcaacagGAGCAGTTATACACTTTCAAGTCtcaaaatcttcaaatttctaaatatttaagaTACAAATCTTTAGTTTcttaaattttccaatttttaaacTCTATCTAGCTTTTGAAATCTCAATCAATCAAATATCACTTTGATATAATAAAGGTTAAAAAACAGGAGATCTTAATGGAATGAAAACAGTACCCATTTTAGAATCCATAACTCAGGACCATACTGGATGCTTATCTAGATAACTTCTGAGAATTCAACAAAGGGAAGCAAAAAGTGTAAGTATGAACAAAATTGATTCGAATCTAGATTCATAGGTTGTAAAAGCAAACATGGTTAGCTGTTAAAATACTTTGAGAACTTCATTTATCTTAGATACGGAGCTCGAAGCTCACTTCGAGATCCCATTTTAAGAATTGACGAGAATAGCGGCAGATGTTAAATTGAGAAAAAATGTGGACGCTAAGTACCACTGTAATtcttaataaaattatatatttttataaatattttatgaatataaggtggttttttattgttaaaaacATTAACTTTCTGGTACACGTGGGTACAAGTTCTTAATTGTACTTCCACCCGCCATCTTAATTTTCATACGCGCCATTTTGGAAGTACTTCACAGGAAAAATCGATATTCTTACATTTCTTTAGGTATTCCAACAAGACTCTCATATTATTCTTTAT contains:
- the LOC143185514 gene encoding hrp65 protein isoform X1, which gives rise to MAGAESPSVKTEQQNANAENSNDNPRERNPPGGGNRGPRGRKGGTRFSGGRGGGMGGGNRNNDGPMKMSDSMDGSMMDNTMNEGMGGGGMGGGMGMGRGGGMRGGRGGRGGGDRNMGNRSQDDRLMERIMAISGPTHELPPQETTEKKFSGRNRLYIGNLTNDVTEEEIQQMFQQYGEISELFVNKEKNFAFLRMDYRVNAEKAKHELDGTMRKGRVLKVRFAPHSSTIKVKNLTPWISNELLERAFSVFGEIERAIVIVDDRGKSTGEGIVEFCRKPSAQLALRKCTEGCYFLTASLRPVVVEPFEQQDDVDGYPDKNLPRKNPEFFKARDVGPRFAQAGSFEHEYGTRWKQLHELYKQKEEALKREMAMEEEKLEAQMEFARYEHETELLREQLRMREADRERQKREWEMKERQAEEQRTREEELRRRQQEEMAMRIRRQEEELHRRQQENNLFMQGYVPFIFKEQAMRGGGGGLGGKNYDSVSNSDRDGYGQPDGGSGMPVDPKSFMDAYNSMDRGSRGGYNDDRGQIMDLMDMRVDMGNMGGGRGGSGGGGGRWQGGNDRNRQDDYPNKRRRY
- the LOC143185514 gene encoding hrp65 protein isoform X2, which translates into the protein MAGAESPSVKTEQQNANAENSNDNPRERNPPGGGNRGPRGRKGGTRFSGGRGGGMGGGNRNNDGPMKMSDSMDGSMMDNTMNEGMGGGGMGGGMGMGRGGGMRGGRGGRGGGDRNMGNRSQDDRLMERIMAISGPTHELPPQETTEKKFSGRNRLYIGNLTNDVTEEEIQQMFQQYGEISELFVNKEKNFAFLRMDYRVNAEKAKHELDGTMRKGRVLKVRFAPHSSTIKVKNLTPWISNELLERAFSVFGEIERAIVIVDDRGKSTGEGIVEFCRKPSAQLALRKCTEGCYFLTASLRPVVVEPFEQQDDVDGYPDKNLPRKNPEFFKARDVGPRFAQAGSFEHEYGTRWKQLHELYKQKEEALKREMAMEEEKLEAQMEFARYEHETELLREQLRMREADRERQKREWEMKERQAEEQRTREEELRRRQQEEMAMRIRRQEEELHRRQQENNLFMQEQAMRGGGGGLGGKNYDSVSNSDRDGYGQPDGGSGMPVDPKSFMDAYNSMDRGSRGGYNDDRGQIMDLMDMRVDMGNMGGGRGGSGGGGGRWQGGNDRNRQDDYPNKRRRY
- the LOC143185514 gene encoding protein no-on-transient A isoform X3; translation: MAGAESPSVKTEQQNANAENSNDNPRERNPPGGGNRGPRGRKGGTRFSGGRGGGMGGGNRNNDGPMKMSDSMDGSMMDNTMNEGMGGGGMGGGMGMGRGGGMRGGRGGRGGGDRNMGNRSQDDRLMERIMAISGPTHELPPQETTEKKFSGRNRLYIGNLTNDVTEEEIQQMFQQYGEISELFVNKEKNFAFLRMDYRVNAEKAKHELDGTMRKGRVLKVRFAPHSSTIKVKNLTPWISNELLERAFSVFGEIERAIVIVDDRGKSTGEGIVEFCRKPSAQLALRKCTEGCYFLTASLRPVVVEPFEQQDDVDGYPDKNLPRKNPEFFKARDVGPRFAQAGSFEHEYGTRWKQLHELYKQKEEALKREMAMEEEKLEAQMEFARYEHETELLREQLRMREADRERQKREWEMKERQAEEQRTREEELRRRQQEEMAMRIRRQEEELHRRQQENNLFMQGYVPFIFKEQAMRGGGGGLGGKNYDSVSNSDRDGYGQPDGGSGMPVVLVAVAG
- the LOC143185514 gene encoding protein no-on-transient A isoform X4, with product MAGAESPSVKTEQQNANAENSNDNPRERNPPGGGNRGPRGRKGGTRFSGGRGGGMGGGNRNNDGPMKMSDSMDGSMMDNTMNEGMGGGGMGGGMGMGRGGGMRGGRGGRGGGDRNMGNRSQDDRLMERIMAISGPTHELPPQETTEKKFSGRNRLYIGNLTNDVTEEEIQQMFQQYGEISELFVNKEKNFAFLRMDYRVNAEKAKHELDGTMRKGRVLKVRFAPHSSTIKVKNLTPWISNELLERAFSVFGEIERAIVIVDDRGKSTGEGIVEFCRKPSAQLALRKCTEGCYFLTASLRPVVVEPFEQQDDVDGYPDKNLPRKNPEFFKARDVGPRFAQAGSFEHEYGTRWKQLHELYKQKEEALKREMAMEEEKLEAQMEFARYEHETELLREQLRMREADRERQKREWEMKERQAEEQRTREEELRRRQQEEMAMRIRRQEEELHRRQQENNLFMQEQAMRGGGGGLGGKNYDSVSNSDRDGYGQPDGGSGMPVVLVAVAG